In the genome of Candidatus Abyssobacteria bacterium SURF_5, one region contains:
- a CDS encoding YjgP/YjgQ family permease codes for MNIIHKHVAREVMVPFFLTFLVITFLVVVGNLLKEIGDRFMSNGLGLLDVAILISYALPSLMIYTIPIALLFATLIAFAQLSNDCEIIAMKSAGIPIMKVFVPAVAVGMFATLLLLILGAEVSPRAKRGMKVFIIEKIMEKPTLVLNEQAWTQEVNNMRIFVGDIDHKRMRLKDVDIVINPDNGPRRNIVAKAGRVFLSEKKDKVFLELEEGAIHEFDMAEPDTYSTTTFGRFTIPVEVEALNRNIRRYQALEDLSPKEMTLSQLIRQAGDPAIERQERRNLLRHVGERTAMAFMPLVFVLVSAPLGIIPHKARRMYGLAVCAGLLLAYYSLLMLGEALAKKGVVNPLLGMWIPNLFLGIAGIICMARAERK; via the coding sequence ATGAACATTATTCATAAACATGTCGCGCGGGAAGTGATGGTTCCCTTCTTCCTTACGTTTCTGGTTATCACCTTTCTCGTTGTTGTCGGCAACCTGCTGAAGGAGATCGGAGACCGCTTTATGAGCAACGGCCTGGGCCTGCTCGACGTTGCGATCCTGATTTCGTACGCATTGCCGTCCTTAATGATCTACACTATCCCCATCGCTCTGTTATTCGCTACGCTTATCGCATTCGCTCAATTATCGAACGACTGCGAGATTATCGCCATGAAATCGGCCGGAATCCCAATCATGAAGGTTTTTGTGCCGGCCGTCGCTGTCGGCATGTTTGCGACGCTGCTGTTGCTCATTCTTGGGGCCGAGGTATCTCCGCGAGCTAAACGCGGCATGAAGGTCTTTATCATTGAGAAGATCATGGAGAAACCGACGCTGGTGTTAAACGAACAGGCGTGGACGCAAGAAGTGAACAACATGCGGATATTTGTGGGGGATATTGATCATAAACGGATGCGGCTGAAGGACGTTGATATCGTAATCAACCCGGACAACGGGCCCCGGCGAAACATAGTGGCAAAAGCCGGGAGAGTATTTCTGAGTGAAAAAAAGGACAAGGTTTTCCTTGAACTTGAAGAAGGCGCGATACACGAGTTCGACATGGCGGAGCCGGATACATATTCAACCACGACATTTGGCAGGTTCACGATTCCGGTGGAAGTAGAGGCGCTTAACCGCAACATTCGGCGCTATCAGGCGCTGGAAGATCTTTCTCCGAAGGAGATGACGCTTTCCCAGTTAATCCGGCAGGCGGGCGATCCAGCGATTGAGAGACAGGAACGGCGGAATCTTTTGCGTCATGTCGGTGAGCGGACGGCGATGGCGTTCATGCCGCTGGTGTTCGTGCTGGTCAGCGCGCCGCTGGGAATTATTCCGCACAAGGCGCGGCGCATGTACGGGTTGGCCGTGTGCGCAGGGCTGCTGCTGGCCTATTATTCTCTTTTGATGTTGGGGGAGGCCCTTGCGAAGAAAGGAGTGGTCAACCCGCTGCTTGGCATGTGGATTCCGAATCTGTTTCTGGGAATTGCAGGCATCATCTGCATGGCGCGAGCGGAGAGAAAATAA
- a CDS encoding transcription termination factor Rho: MNLAELKELTIPELSKMAKDLNINGYSSLKKQELIFKILQARIESEGSIYGEGVLEILPDGFGFLRSPNYNYLPGPDDIYISPSQIRRFGLRTGDTISGQIRPPKEGERYFALLRVEAVNFEDPEVAKEKIIFDNLTPFYPQERIRLETVSQEVSMRIMDLLTPIGKGQRGLVVAAPRTGKTVLLQKIANGIAINHPEIVLIVLLIDERPEEVTDMERSVKGEVISSTFDEPPERHVQVAEMVIEKAKRLVEHQKDVVILLDSITRLARAYNTIIPPSGKVLSGGIDSNALQRPKRFFGAARNIEVGGSLTILATALVDTGSRMDDVIFEEFKGTGNMEVHLDRRLVDKRIFPSIDINKSGTRKEELLLSPEELNKVWILRKVLNPLGVVEALELIQEKMMKTKSNKEFLDSMQKM; the protein is encoded by the coding sequence ATGAATCTTGCAGAACTGAAAGAATTAACGATTCCAGAACTATCGAAAATGGCGAAAGACCTCAACATCAACGGCTACAGTTCGTTGAAGAAGCAGGAACTGATCTTCAAGATACTCCAGGCCCGGATCGAGTCGGAAGGCTCCATTTATGGAGAAGGAGTGCTTGAGATATTGCCGGACGGCTTCGGCTTCCTGCGTTCGCCCAACTACAACTACCTGCCTGGACCCGACGATATTTACATCTCCCCGTCCCAGATACGCCGGTTCGGGCTCCGCACCGGCGACACCATCTCCGGCCAGATCAGACCGCCGAAGGAAGGCGAGCGCTATTTCGCCCTTCTGCGGGTGGAGGCGGTGAATTTCGAGGATCCCGAGGTTGCAAAAGAGAAGATCATTTTCGACAACCTCACCCCCTTCTATCCGCAGGAACGTATCCGCCTGGAGACAGTTTCGCAGGAAGTATCCATGCGCATCATGGATCTGTTGACTCCCATCGGAAAGGGACAGAGAGGTCTCGTTGTTGCGGCCCCGCGGACAGGGAAAACCGTTTTGTTGCAGAAAATCGCGAATGGGATCGCGATTAATCATCCGGAGATCGTGCTGATCGTGCTGCTGATCGACGAGCGTCCCGAGGAAGTGACCGATATGGAACGCTCGGTGAAGGGCGAAGTCATCAGCTCTACTTTCGATGAGCCGCCGGAGCGCCACGTGCAGGTGGCCGAGATGGTTATCGAAAAAGCGAAGCGTCTCGTCGAGCATCAGAAGGATGTCGTCATCCTGCTCGACAGCATCACCCGCCTGGCACGGGCCTATAACACGATCATTCCGCCCAGCGGCAAGGTGCTTTCAGGCGGTATCGATTCGAACGCGCTGCAGCGGCCGAAGCGATTCTTCGGCGCCGCCCGTAATATCGAAGTGGGAGGGAGCCTCACCATTCTCGCGACGGCTCTCGTGGATACGGGCAGCCGGATGGACGACGTCATTTTCGAGGAATTCAAGGGCACCGGCAACATGGAGGTTCACCTCGACAGGCGTCTAGTCGATAAGCGGATATTCCCGTCGATCGACATCAACAAGTCGGGAACGCGAAAAGAGGAGCTGCTTCTTTCGCCTGAGGAACTGAACAAGGTCTGGATTCTGAGGAAGGTGCTCAATCCGCTGGGTGTTGTCGAGGCGCTCGAGCTGATTCAAGAGAAAATGATGAAGACCAAGAGCAATAAGGAATTTTTGGATTCGATGCAGAAGATGTAA
- a CDS encoding lipid-A-disaccharide synthase, with protein sequence MSNRRLFIVAGEASGDAHAARVIKALKRIDADLLVEGLGGEEMQRAGCRLRADFVSSAVMGFARVVKRLPFFRRVLVETKRYLRENRPDALVLVDYPGFNLRLAAAAKKLRIPVAYYISPQVWAWRPGRIHKIARCIDKMIVILPFEEKLYAEIDVDVTYVGHPLLDHISETALDDEFLRQFRSGGNHACIFGLMPGSREQEIRANLPVMIETADLLLKRIPNARFLVPCSSRANLELVKTLASGRALPVEVLLGKMHETASVSRCCIVASGTAALEVACFLTPLIVVYRTNFLAWMLAQKVLRVPHISLVNILAGSEVVPEMLQSRMRPDLLAELAIELSEDGERRRQMIQDLRGVRERLGAPGASDRAAQIIRELINRAESSRAPALTE encoded by the coding sequence ATGAGCAACCGAAGACTCTTTATCGTTGCGGGAGAAGCTTCGGGCGACGCCCATGCCGCGCGAGTGATCAAGGCACTGAAGAGAATCGACGCCGACCTGCTGGTCGAGGGGCTGGGCGGAGAAGAAATGCAGCGGGCAGGATGCCGCCTTCGGGCCGATTTCGTTTCTTCCGCGGTGATGGGATTCGCGCGGGTGGTCAAGCGGCTGCCGTTCTTCCGAAGAGTGCTCGTCGAAACCAAGCGCTACCTGCGCGAAAACAGGCCGGATGCGCTGGTGCTGGTTGATTATCCCGGATTCAACCTGCGGCTTGCGGCGGCGGCAAAGAAGCTGCGTATACCGGTGGCCTATTATATCAGCCCGCAGGTGTGGGCGTGGAGGCCCGGCCGGATTCACAAAATAGCGAGATGCATTGACAAGATGATTGTGATTCTCCCGTTTGAAGAGAAGCTTTACGCGGAAATCGACGTCGACGTGACCTATGTGGGACATCCGCTGCTCGATCATATTTCGGAGACGGCGCTTGACGACGAATTCCTGCGGCAATTTCGCTCCGGCGGCAACCATGCCTGCATCTTCGGATTGATGCCGGGCAGCCGGGAGCAGGAAATCAGGGCGAACCTCCCGGTGATGATCGAGACCGCCGATCTGTTGCTCAAGCGGATTCCAAACGCGCGGTTCCTCGTCCCGTGCAGCAGCCGCGCCAATCTGGAACTGGTCAAGACGCTCGCATCCGGTCGAGCACTGCCCGTCGAAGTGTTGCTGGGAAAAATGCATGAAACAGCATCCGTCTCGCGGTGCTGCATCGTGGCCTCAGGCACTGCAGCGCTGGAGGTCGCCTGCTTCCTGACCCCTTTGATCGTTGTGTACCGGACGAATTTTCTCGCGTGGATGCTGGCGCAAAAAGTTCTGAGGGTGCCTCACATATCTCTGGTGAACATCCTTGCGGGCTCGGAAGTAGTTCCGGAGATGCTCCAATCGCGAATGCGGCCGGATCTTCTGGCCGAGTTGGCGATCGAACTGAGCGAGGACGGAGAGAGGCGGCGCCAAATGATCCAGGATCTGCGCGGCGTCCGCGAACGGCTTGGGGCGCCGGGCGCGTCGGATCGGGCGGCGCAGATCATCCGGGAATTGATCAATCGCGCCGAATCTTCAAGGGCGCCCGCTCTGACTGAGTAG
- a CDS encoding gfo/Idh/MocA family oxidoreductase: MQKLRTGVVGVGHLGYHHARNLALLSEVELIAVADIDEDRAAAVASEFAAEFVGDYRELAPLVDAVSIAVPTSAHFEVTRFFLERGKHVLLEKPIATTLEEADELIRLSERNGLTLQIGHSERFNAAIQSLRERLNKPMFIESHRLAPFSPRGCDVNVVLDLMIHDLDIILSLLKSPIEQVIDAVGVPLISDSEDIANARLLFRNGCVANVTASRISAEPMRKIRIFQPFTYFSADYSAQSIKCYRLNKQAVPSDTSHALIFDEIVIEKEEPLRKEIEAFAASVLRGEAPAVTGSEAREALEAASRIIEKIRGRTYE, translated from the coding sequence ATGCAGAAGCTAAGAACCGGCGTGGTGGGGGTGGGCCATCTCGGCTATCACCACGCGCGCAACCTGGCGCTGCTCTCAGAGGTCGAACTGATTGCAGTCGCCGATATTGATGAAGACCGCGCCGCCGCGGTGGCCTCCGAGTTCGCAGCCGAATTCGTCGGCGATTACCGAGAGCTGGCGCCCCTGGTGGACGCCGTCAGCATTGCGGTGCCGACGAGCGCTCATTTCGAGGTGACCCGGTTTTTTCTCGAGCGCGGCAAGCATGTGCTGCTGGAAAAACCGATTGCGACGACGCTGGAGGAAGCGGACGAACTGATCCGCTTGAGCGAACGAAACGGACTGACACTGCAGATCGGCCATTCGGAACGCTTCAATGCGGCAATCCAGAGCTTGCGCGAACGGCTGAACAAGCCCATGTTTATAGAGTCACACAGGCTTGCACCGTTTTCGCCGCGCGGCTGCGACGTGAATGTCGTGCTCGACCTGATGATTCACGACCTCGACATTATCCTGAGCCTCCTGAAATCGCCGATCGAGCAAGTTATTGATGCGGTCGGAGTTCCGCTCATTTCGGATTCCGAAGACATTGCGAACGCGCGGCTGCTTTTCCGCAACGGATGTGTCGCCAACGTTACGGCCAGCCGAATCTCGGCCGAGCCGATGCGAAAGATAAGAATTTTTCAGCCGTTCACCTATTTCTCCGCGGACTATTCTGCGCAGAGCATCAAGTGCTATCGACTGAATAAGCAGGCGGTGCCGTCGGACACTTCGCACGCGCTCATCTTCGATGAGATCGTCATCGAGAAAGAAGAGCCGTTGCGAAAAGAAATAGAGGCGTTCGCGGCAAGCGTGCTCCGCGGAGAAGCCCCGGCCGTTACGGGCTCTGAAGCGCGCGAGGCGCTCGAGGCCGCGTCCCGGATCATCGAAAAGATCCGAGGCAGAACGTACGAATGA
- a CDS encoding class I SAM-dependent rRNA methyltransferase — protein MKTVQLKKNEDRRARAGHLWIYSNEISNVRQEFVPGELVDVFSSGGNFIGRGYINPQSLISVRLLARERREIDKDFFAERIRRADQLRQTLYPNEKSYRLAYGEADGLPGLVIDRYEDVYVIQVSTLGMYVRLAEILGALPAAGIAAAAVILRTDTPMAQLEGFPEESRVLSGECEHPVRIRQDGLLFDVDVLEGQKTGLYLDQRDNRVAAARLFAGARVLDCFSYMGAWGLYAGFAGARDVLGLDSSSRAIEAARRHAELNSLEPVCRFEEVDVFERLEDLTRSDERFDCIVLDPPALVKSKRHLPQGEAAYERLNRLAMTILSHDGFLISCSCSFHVSGELFWLILSRAARKKRRSCTLIEWRGQSRDHPIPLAMPETSYLKCAFLRVS, from the coding sequence ATGAAAACAGTTCAATTAAAGAAAAATGAGGACAGGCGCGCGCGAGCGGGCCATCTTTGGATCTACAGCAACGAGATCTCCAATGTCAGGCAGGAGTTTGTGCCGGGAGAGCTTGTGGACGTTTTTTCCTCCGGCGGCAACTTCATCGGCCGGGGATATATCAACCCGCAGTCCCTGATAAGCGTGCGTCTTTTGGCGCGCGAGCGGCGCGAGATCGACAAGGATTTCTTTGCGGAACGCATCAGGCGCGCCGATCAGCTTCGCCAAACCTTGTATCCGAACGAAAAGAGTTACCGCCTTGCATATGGAGAGGCCGATGGACTGCCCGGCCTGGTGATCGACAGGTACGAAGACGTTTATGTCATTCAGGTCTCGACGCTCGGCATGTATGTGCGCCTGGCGGAGATCCTGGGGGCGCTTCCCGCAGCCGGAATAGCCGCCGCTGCAGTTATCCTTCGAACTGACACTCCGATGGCTCAGTTGGAAGGTTTTCCGGAGGAGAGCCGGGTTTTGAGCGGAGAATGTGAACATCCCGTAAGGATACGGCAGGACGGCCTGCTCTTCGATGTGGACGTGCTGGAGGGACAAAAGACGGGATTATACCTTGACCAGCGCGACAATCGAGTGGCAGCGGCACGGCTTTTTGCCGGAGCACGAGTGCTTGATTGCTTCTCCTATATGGGCGCGTGGGGGCTGTATGCCGGTTTTGCGGGCGCCCGCGATGTGTTAGGACTGGATTCATCCTCACGAGCGATTGAGGCGGCCCGCCGGCATGCCGAGTTGAATTCACTCGAGCCGGTTTGCCGATTCGAGGAGGTCGATGTGTTTGAGCGGCTGGAAGATCTGACTCGATCGGATGAACGATTCGACTGCATCGTCCTTGACCCGCCAGCGCTGGTGAAAAGCAAGCGGCATCTGCCGCAGGGGGAAGCCGCGTACGAGCGGCTGAACCGGCTCGCAATGACCATTTTATCTCACGATGGCTTCCTGATAAGCTGTTCGTGTTCATTTCATGTCTCGGGAGAACTCTTTTGGCTAATTCTTTCCAGAGCGGCTCGGAAGAAGCGCAGGAGCTGCACACTGATCGAGTGGCGCGGGCAGTCGCGCGATCATCCGATTCCACTCGCGATGCCGGAGACATCCTACCTGAAATGCGCGTTCCTCCGCGTGTCATAG
- the polA gene encoding DNA polymerase I → MAEEKKKIYLIDGHSYAYRAFHAIRQLTDSSGLALNAVYGFTRMLLKFLKEEKPEYIAVAFDSPGETFRHEMYDRYKANRAEQPEEMRHQIPLIKEIVDAFNIVAFELQGYEADDLLATLAKKAAARGVETIIVTGDKDMLQLVSDGVKVLNPHRDNFMYDAQAVRERYGVGPEKMHELLAMAGDPIDNVPGVPGIGPKTAAQLLQEYGSLEGIYEHVDKISGPKRRQNLIENKDMAFLSRDLVAINSDVPIEVDIDACKVRKYDVDRLIDLFTRMEFRTLINEVAEAQEDRGADYSIITTEAELDSLMERIRRAGRFTLDFETTSQDPMKAKMVGISISVEPESASYIPVGHSAAAFAALENPAPEGELFPHRPSEQLRLDLVMKKLKSLAEDETIKKNGQNIKYEMVIFARNGIDLKGIEFDTMVASYLLNPSKLSHGLDQLALEFLNYRKIPLEKLIGKGNAQRSLDSVSVKEVSAYSCEDADVTLRLQGVLDPLLKEKGLYDLFKKVEIPLIRVLAKMELSGVCVDVDIFRALSARLAEQLQQLELEIYQLAGCEFNINSTQQLAKILFETLKLPAGKRTKTGYSTDVAILEKLAVDHECPRKVLDYRVLSKLKSTYIDTLPNLVNPQTGRIHTSFNQTVTATGRLSSSDPNLQNIPIRSGMGQEIRRAFIPCAEGNVIMSADYSQIELRILAHLSQDEELVRAFKEGIDIHDQTSSKIFQVPVDQVTGEMRRRAKIANYGILYGISAAKLAADIGIKLDEARDFIEMYFRVFPQVKRYVDSIIEEARRAGFVTTILNRRRYIPDINSQNFGVRRFAERTAVNTPIQGSAADLIKLAMIEIDRHVSALGLRAEMTLQVHDELVFDVPADEVDRLRETVKQIMETAYPMSVPIVADVRTGRNWLEAH, encoded by the coding sequence ATGGCCGAAGAAAAGAAAAAAATATACCTTATAGACGGTCATTCATACGCCTATCGCGCTTTCCATGCGATCCGCCAGTTGACCGACTCGAGCGGACTCGCTCTGAATGCAGTGTACGGCTTCACCCGCATGCTTCTGAAGTTCCTCAAGGAAGAGAAACCCGAATATATCGCCGTCGCTTTTGATTCTCCCGGCGAGACGTTTCGGCATGAAATGTATGACCGCTACAAGGCCAACCGCGCGGAACAACCGGAGGAAATGCGCCACCAGATTCCTTTGATCAAGGAAATCGTGGACGCCTTCAATATCGTCGCATTCGAACTGCAGGGATATGAAGCCGATGACCTGCTCGCCACGCTGGCGAAAAAAGCGGCCGCGCGCGGGGTTGAAACCATTATCGTTACCGGCGACAAGGATATGCTGCAGCTCGTCTCTGACGGCGTGAAGGTGCTCAATCCGCACAGGGACAACTTCATGTATGACGCACAGGCGGTTAGAGAGCGCTATGGGGTCGGCCCGGAGAAAATGCACGAGTTGCTTGCAATGGCCGGCGACCCGATCGACAATGTTCCCGGCGTGCCGGGGATTGGCCCGAAAACAGCCGCGCAACTGCTGCAGGAGTATGGCTCGCTTGAGGGCATTTACGAACATGTCGACAAGATTTCAGGTCCAAAGCGCCGCCAGAACCTGATCGAGAATAAAGATATGGCTTTCCTCAGTCGCGACCTGGTCGCCATCAATTCCGACGTGCCGATCGAAGTCGATATCGATGCCTGCAAAGTGAGAAAATACGACGTCGACAGGCTGATCGATCTCTTCACGCGCATGGAGTTCCGCACCCTGATCAATGAAGTCGCTGAAGCGCAAGAGGATCGCGGCGCTGATTATTCCATCATTACGACGGAAGCCGAGCTCGATTCGCTGATGGAGCGCATCAGGCGCGCCGGCCGGTTTACGTTGGATTTTGAAACCACCAGCCAGGACCCGATGAAAGCGAAAATGGTCGGCATCTCCATTTCGGTGGAGCCCGAGTCGGCATCTTATATCCCTGTCGGTCATTCCGCAGCCGCATTTGCCGCGCTCGAGAATCCCGCGCCCGAAGGCGAATTGTTCCCGCATCGGCCGTCGGAGCAGTTGCGCCTCGATCTGGTCATGAAAAAACTGAAGTCTCTGGCCGAAGACGAAACCATCAAGAAAAACGGCCAGAATATCAAGTACGAGATGGTCATCTTCGCGCGGAACGGGATCGATCTTAAAGGCATCGAGTTCGATACCATGGTGGCATCTTACTTGCTTAACCCTTCCAAACTGAGCCATGGGCTGGATCAACTCGCTCTTGAATTTCTCAATTACCGCAAGATTCCGCTCGAAAAGCTGATCGGAAAGGGGAACGCGCAGAGAAGCCTGGATTCGGTGAGCGTCAAAGAGGTCTCTGCTTACTCATGCGAGGACGCCGATGTAACGTTGCGCCTGCAAGGCGTGCTCGATCCGCTCCTGAAAGAAAAAGGATTGTACGATCTTTTCAAGAAGGTCGAGATCCCGCTGATAAGGGTGCTGGCGAAGATGGAGTTGAGCGGTGTGTGCGTCGACGTGGATATCTTCCGCGCACTCTCGGCGCGCCTCGCTGAGCAGCTCCAGCAACTCGAGCTGGAAATCTATCAGCTTGCGGGATGCGAGTTCAACATCAATTCGACCCAGCAATTGGCGAAAATACTCTTCGAGACGCTGAAACTGCCCGCGGGCAAGCGCACCAAGACCGGGTATTCGACCGACGTCGCGATCCTCGAGAAGCTGGCCGTCGATCATGAGTGTCCGAGGAAGGTGCTCGATTATCGCGTTCTGAGTAAGCTCAAGTCGACCTATATCGACACGCTCCCGAACCTGGTGAACCCGCAGACCGGCCGGATCCACACCTCGTTCAACCAGACTGTTACGGCCACCGGCCGGCTCAGCAGCAGCGACCCCAACCTCCAGAATATCCCGATCAGGTCGGGGATGGGACAGGAGATCAGGCGAGCCTTTATTCCGTGCGCCGAAGGCAACGTCATCATGTCCGCGGATTACTCGCAAATAGAACTTCGGATTCTGGCGCACCTGAGCCAGGACGAGGAGTTGGTGAGGGCCTTCAAAGAAGGGATCGATATTCACGATCAGACCAGCTCAAAGATATTCCAGGTCCCCGTTGACCAGGTGACCGGCGAGATGAGGCGGCGGGCGAAAATCGCCAACTACGGCATTCTTTACGGCATCTCCGCCGCGAAACTGGCCGCCGATATCGGCATCAAGCTGGACGAGGCGCGCGATTTCATTGAGATGTATTTCCGGGTTTTTCCGCAGGTGAAACGATACGTGGACTCGATCATCGAAGAGGCGCGCCGCGCCGGGTTCGTGACGACCATCCTGAACCGGCGCCGCTACATCCCGGACATAAACAGCCAGAACTTCGGCGTGAGACGTTTTGCGGAACGGACGGCCGTAAACACGCCAATCCAGGGATCGGCCGCCGACCTCATCAAGCTCGCCATGATCGAGATCGACCGGCACGTCAGCGCCCTCGGGCTGAGGGCGGAAATGACCCTGCAGGTGCATGATGAACTGGTCTTCGACGTCCCCGCTGACGAAGTCGACCGCCTGCGCGAAACAGTGAAACAAATCATGGAGACTGCGTACCCGATGAGTGTGCCCATCGTTGCCGATGTGCGCACGGGACGCAATTGGCTGGAAGCACATTAA
- a CDS encoding YjgP/YjgQ family permease — protein MSILTRYICRRVLLYYFSFLLIMLAFFIFVDFMENIDRLTKHQAPLSLLSLYYLCLTPRVLIEISWISFLVSILFVFGGLVKNNEMAALLSGGISVYSVAVPILAIGVILYLCVFIMQEFLVPRGMLTANELDENKFLHKSGPQISDVAGFGRRNLFYYFDLVDTEQGVLSGVHIHHMKDGFLTERIDAEEAIWDTASERWYLENGTVKKFDAEGALLETTAFVQMKAPFKESPKTLQMHASEEVLLGARGLHHQIKNLERSGYDAQRLKVQYYSQFAVPAANIIVIFLALPFALECRRGGLATGFALSLIAALLYYGTFQIGMTLGKGGSLPAVLSAWLANILFFGIGAALTIRART, from the coding sequence ATGAGCATCCTCACCAGGTATATCTGCCGCCGAGTGCTCCTGTATTATTTCAGTTTTCTTTTGATCATGCTGGCGTTCTTCATCTTCGTCGACTTCATGGAGAACATTGACCGCCTGACAAAGCACCAGGCCCCGCTTTCGCTTCTATCGCTGTATTATCTTTGCCTGACGCCGCGGGTGCTGATCGAGATTTCCTGGATCAGTTTTCTTGTATCCATCCTGTTTGTATTTGGCGGACTGGTAAAGAACAATGAGATGGCGGCGCTGTTATCCGGCGGGATCAGTGTCTACAGCGTGGCCGTTCCGATACTGGCAATCGGCGTGATCCTGTACCTGTGTGTATTCATCATGCAGGAATTTCTCGTCCCTCGTGGAATGCTGACGGCCAACGAACTGGATGAAAACAAGTTCCTGCACAAGTCGGGTCCGCAAATCTCCGATGTCGCCGGATTTGGCCGGAGGAACCTGTTTTATTATTTTGACCTCGTCGATACGGAACAAGGCGTCCTGAGCGGCGTGCATATTCATCATATGAAAGACGGCTTCTTAACCGAACGGATCGATGCCGAAGAAGCGATATGGGACACAGCATCCGAACGATGGTATCTGGAGAATGGCACCGTCAAAAAATTCGACGCCGAAGGGGCCCTTCTGGAGACCACCGCCTTCGTCCAGATGAAGGCGCCGTTCAAGGAATCGCCCAAGACATTGCAGATGCATGCGTCAGAGGAGGTGCTTCTCGGCGCCAGAGGGCTTCATCATCAGATCAAGAACCTCGAGAGAAGCGGCTACGACGCGCAGCGTCTGAAAGTGCAGTATTACTCGCAATTTGCCGTACCGGCCGCGAATATCATCGTCATTTTCCTGGCGCTGCCTTTTGCGCTCGAGTGCCGCAGGGGCGGCCTGGCAACCGGCTTCGCCCTCAGCTTGATCGCAGCTCTCCTGTACTACGGGACGTTCCAGATAGGAATGACGCTCGGCAAGGGAGGCTCTCTTCCGGCTGTGCTATCGGCCTGGCTGGCAAACATCCTCTTTTTCGGTATCGGCGCCGCATTGACAATAAGGGCGAGAACGTAA